GCAATTTCGCCGATGTCTTCGCCAAGGACCGCAGGATTTTTGTCGATCGCTGCCACCAGGGTCATATCTTCAGCAGCGGTGACGGCCTTGATAACTTCGCGGCCCATCTTGCCACACGCGCCATTTACCACCACAGGAATCGTAGATTGTGCTGCCATGAATCTGATTTTGAACGGCCAACAGGATGAGTTTAGAGCAATTTGGGGGCGGTAGCGGAAAAGTGGATAGATAGAGGATGCTGGTCTGTCGATGCAGCTGGTGCTGTGAGCGAGGATTAGGGGTTAACTGCACAGGGCGGTTCCGAGCTTTGCTTGACAGGCGCTTTGCTCGGCGGTGCTCAGGTCAGCCAGTTCGAGGTCACGACGAAGCACCATGCCGTTGTGCCCTGCTAAATAGCGGGGGAGTTGACCGTACTCAATCAACTCCAGTGTCTGAATGTCATAGGTGGTATAACGAATTAGCTCGCTCTCAGCTTGCTCAAAGTCTATATCGAGTACGGTGATGGCTTTCCAGCGGGGCAAGTCGCTATCGATCAAGGCGCGAGGCCCCGAGCCGATGATCCCCATGTGGAGGAGCTGTAATTTGCCTCGATGGCCAGGATAATAAGCGTGGTGATGGCCGCTAATGTAGGTATGCACGTTGTACCGCTCTAGCATGGTCCGTAACTGCTCTGCGTTGGCCATTACTTCACCGGGGGCGTTGCGTCCTTCGGCCACGGCATACAGCGGCAGATGGCTCAACAAAATCCGCAGGCGAGCGCTCTGGGCGGCTTCGCTGGCTAGGCTTTGCTCTACCCAGGTCAGCTTGTCGGGGGGAATCTGGTGGGTCGAGCCATCCCATGCCATAAAGAAGACATCGCCCTGGCGAAAGGTATAGAAAAAGGGATAGTCAGCGCGATCGATGAACTCGACGTCGGGAGTGTGCTCTGGCGCTTGCCAGTAGGCAGTAGCCAAATCTCGCTCTTGCTGAAAGGTAAACTGGCCGTTGGCCCCACGGGCTCCGGAGGCGTCGTGGTTGCCGATGGTAAAGCCGAAGGGAATACCTGCTGCATCCAAAGGGGCGCGAACATGTTCATCAAAGGCGGCCCACATGGCCTGAATTTGTGCTGTTGTCAATGAGGACGATTGCCCTGCAATCATGTCGCCACCGGCTACAACTAAATCCGGTTGCCAGAAGGGAATGAGGGCGATCGCTTTATCGACATCGGGGTCGTAATCGGTAGATCCGTAGGCCCCATTTAGGTCACTAATAGCCACCAGCCGCAGATCGCCGCGCTCAGGCTGAAACGGCGCTTGATTAAGGCTCGCGAGCAGCGCTTGAGTCGCGGCGGGCAGTTCGATGGAGGGGGCAGTGACGGCTAGGGCCTCAGTGGGGGCAGCGACCTCAGTTGTGGTGATTTCGGTGGGGGCTTTGGAGGTTGTAGTTGGTGGTGGGGCTTGCATCGCAGCGTGGGCATAGGCGAATACGATGCCACTCAGCAGTCCCAAGATAATCAAGAGTCCTAGCCGTTTCCAATTCATCGCCCCTCGTCACTTGTGAAAAGCTCTACGGCCCATACTCTACCCCACATTTAGAGGTCGGCGAGCACATGACATGCTGCTTAAGAGGGAGGGATGAGGTCCGGGTGGATGAGAACGCGGGGCAGGCGAGCCCCAAAAGTTTTGACAGAGACAGATTTAGGGGGAGATTGATGGGGCTGCCCACCACTGCTGAGGAGAGAGTTCTCTGTTGAACTGGTTGAATAATAGTCAGCATTAGTTCGAGGGAACCGTTCCCTTCTGTAAGCTCATTCCCTTAAGGCTCACTAGCAAAAAGCAGCGTCAGGTTGACGAGAATTTGGCGAAAAGCAGCTAAAGATACAAAATTATCTCGGTCTTTTATCAATCCTTAATTTGAGCCAGATTGAGACTGTGATGTTGGGTTGGCTTGATGGCGGCGATCGCTGCCCGGCAAAATTGTTTGTTGGCCGATATTCTGAGCCCATTCACTAATTCTGCCTCCCCTTTTCAATGCCCCATTCCTTGTAGGAGAAAACGCTATGACTCAACGCCGATTTACCCGCATCTCTCGTCGCCAGATGGTGCGCGGTTTGATGGCGACTACTGCCTTTGGCGTGGTTACCAAGTTTGGCACAGCCTGCAGCCCGGCTCCGGAGGGCGATGCCACTACTGACGAAGCCGCCACGGGGGACGCTGGTGGTGAGGAGTTAGTTGTCGGATTCATCTACGTTGGCCCCAAAGATGATTTTGGCTATAACCAGGCCCATGCCGAAGGGGCTGCTGCCATGGTCGCCAACGTTCCCGGCATCAAGCTAGTGGAAGAAGCCAGCGTACCTGAAACGACCGCCGTCGCCGAAACCATGCGCAGCATGATTGAAATTGATGGTGCGAAAGTCTTGTTTCCCACATCCTTCGGTTATTTCGACCCCTACATCTTGGAACTAGCCGCAGAGTTTCCGGAGGTGCAGTTCTTCCACGCTGGGGGGCTCTATCAAGATGGCGTTCATCCCGACAATGTGGGTAGCTACTTTGGTTATATTGACGAGGCGCAATATGTCGCCGGGGTTGTGGCGGGTCATATGACGCAGTCTGGCAAGCTCGGTTTCGTTGCGGCCAAGCCGATTCCACAAGTGTTGCGCAACATCAATGCCTTTACTCTGGGCGCGAAGTCTGTAAAGCCAGAAATTACTACCCAGGTCATCTTCACTGGGGACTGGGCAGAGCCGGTGAAGGAAGCCGAAGCAACCAATAGCATGGCCGACCAGGGTATTGACGTGGTGACCTGTCACGTTGACAGTCCTAAAGTCGTGATGGAAACCGCAGAACGTCGGGGCATTTATTCCAGCGGCTATCACGCTAACCAAGGTCCGCTTGCCCCCGAAGGTTACCTCACTGGGGCCGAGTGGGACTGGTCGAGCATTTATTCTCAACTGGGCGAGCAGTTCAAAGCGGGGCAAACGCTCATGGCCGGTGACATTCCTCACATTTTGCGGGGGGGCCTTGGTGGGAAGTTCTGTAAGCTGTCGCCCTACGGCCCAGCCGTGACCGATGAGGCTAAGGCAGCTGCCGATGCCGCTCGCGAGCAGCTGATCGCAGGCGAATTGGTCATCTATAAGGGTGAGCTGAAAGATAACGGCGGCAATGTCATTTTGACCAGTGACCAAGAATACAAGCAAGATGACATTGAGCTAGAGAAGATGGATTACCTCATCGAAGGGGTTGAAGGTAGCATTGACGGCTAAAGCTTAGTCGCGTCCTCATAACTGGCTGAAATCTACATATTGATGAAAACCGGGCCGGGAGCGATCGCTCCCGGCCCGGTTTAGTTTCAGACGGATCGGTTGGTTAAGCGCTGGGCGGGCTTACATCATGCCCATGCCGCCCATACCACCCATGCCGCCCATGCCACCCATGCCGCCCATACCACCCATGCCGGGGTCGCCACCAGCAGGCGCGGGAGGTTCAGGCTTCTCAACGACGAGAACTTCGGTGGTTAGGACCATTCCAGCGACGGAGGCGGCATCTTGCAGCGCCGAGCGCACTACTTTTGCGGGATCGATGATGCCACTGGCGATCAGGTCTTCAAACTCACCAGTCAGGGCGTTGTAGCCCATGTTGAAGTCGAGTTCGCGGACTTTCTCGACGATGACGGAGCCTTCGCCACCGGAGTTATCGACGATTTGGCGAAGGGGCGCTTCCAGCGCTCTGATTACGATATCCACACCGACTTTCTCTTCCGCCACGGAAAGGGAAGCCTTCAGCGTTTCGAGCTTGGTCGCCAGGTGCAGTAGGGTGGCTCCACCTCCAGGAACGATACCTTCGTCCACAGCGGCCTTGGTCGCGCTCAGAGCGTCTTCAATCCGCAGTTTGCGGTCTTTCAGTTCGGTTTCTGTGGCTGCACCCACTTTGATGACGGCGACGCCGCCCGCCAGCTTGGCCAAGCGCTCCGAGAGTTTTTCCTTGTCGTAGTCAGAGTCGGTGCGCTCCAGTTCTTGACGAATTTGAGCGACTCGTGCCTGCACATCCGCTTCGTTGCCCGCGTCAGAAACGAGGGTGGTGGTGTCTTTGGTGATGCTGACTTTGCGGGCTGTACCCAACATATCTAGGGTGGCAGCTTCGAGGCTCAGGCCAATGTCTTCGGAGATCACCTGACCGCCTGTGAGGACGGCGATGTCTTGCAGCATGGCCTTGCGGCGATCGCCAAAGCTAGGCGCTTTCACGGCGGCAACGTTCAGCACGCCACGAGCCTTGTTGACCACCAGGGTGGCCAAGGCTTCGCCTTCAATATCTTCAGCAATGATCAGCAACGGCGCACCCGCTTGAGCAATGCGTTCCAGCACGCCGACCAGATCCTGAATGGAGCTGATTTTTTTGTCGGTGATCAGGATGCGAGCGCCCTCCAATTCCGTGACCATGCGCTCTTGATCGGTCACAAAGTAGGGTGACATATAGCCGCGATCGAACTGCATCCCTTCGACGACTTCCAACTCGGTGAAGAGGGATTTGGACTCTTCTACGGTGATGACGCCATCTTTCGTCACTTTTTCCATGGCGGCAGAAATCATCTCGCCGACTTCGTCATCGCTGCCCGCTGAAACAGAAGCAACTTGCGAAATGGCATTGCCCGTTACAGGCTTGGCTGCCGCCTCAATGCCAGCGACCACTTGGGCCACGGCTTTGTCGATGCCGCGACGCAAGCTGACCGGGTTGCTACCTGCTGCGACGTTCTTCAACCCTTCACGAATAATGGCTTGGGCCAACACCGTTGCAGTGGTGGTGCCGTCGCCCGCCAAGTCTTTAGTTTTCGAGGCAACTTCCTGAATCAGGCGTGCGCCGGTGTTTTCGTAAGGATTTTCTAAATCAATTTCTTTGGCGATCGTGATCCCGTCATTCACGATTTGCGGTGCGCCAAATTTCTTTTCTAGTACAACGTTGCGACCTTTTGGCCCCAGGGTGATCTTGACCGCATCGGCCAGGGAGTTCACGCCTTTTTCCAGGGCTTGCCGCGACGCTTCATCAAATATGACTAGTTTCGCCATGTCCCACTCTTTCTCTCTGCAAATGAAACATTAGCACTCAATTGTGTCGAGTGCTAACCAGCATAGAATAGCCCCTTCGGTGCGTGCTTATAAGTGGCGATAACCGACCATTGAGGGGGTGAGGGCAGGTGGGTGTGAGGATAAGGAGTGGATGAGTCGATCAGTAATAGAAACGGTTATGAAGGGCAATGGAGGAACAGTGACTGTTAAGGCTTTGGGAACCATCAGACTGGCACAAGAAACCTATCGAGTTCACAGCTTAGTCCCTCTAAGCTCTTGCTGCCATTAGAAGATGCAGACCCAAAATCCTTTTTATGCATCGCCCAACCGACCAATCCACCGATCATCCTAAACTTAGAAGCGTCTGGTGATTTTGCCTCTCCAGTTGCCAACTCCCATGCAAAATGCTGGCAATTATTGTAGACGATGTGATAGTCGCTATCGTGATACTTGGACTTAAGGTGACGGACTCTTTGCTTGATTTCAGATGTATTCCATGAAGTCGTAGGCAATCTTCTTAGCGTGTATTCAGGCAAGCCATCACTTATAGGATGCTCATTAGCAATCGAGAAATCAATAAGAACCAACTTGCAGATCATTTTACGCTTTGACTGGTCTTTTTGAGCAATTAGCTCGACCGATCTGTTGTGGTCTACTACAACTCCACAGTGAGGATAATCATGACTTGTGAGTTGAATAATGCTTCCGATGGGGTATTCAAATTTGTTGTTCATCCTCTTCTCCCAGAAAATCATCTAGGTTCTTCTCAAACTGATCTGGCAGGCAAAGAGCCTTGGAGGCATTGATGAATGAGCCTGAAATATGCTTTGCAATAACCTCTTGGTTTTCTTCATCTTCCAGAAAATCTTCCAAGGCTTCAGTAGCCAACTCGATAGCAATTTTTCCTGCGATTGAGGCAGAAGCTTCTGAACTAAAAGTCATAGCAAGTGTATCCCTATTGCGTTGAAGCAGAGTTTATAGAGGAGTTTATGTATCAGAACCAATTCTTTTTTTCTGGAATTACCCGCACTTATACATAAAGCTGTACTCATGCATAAAATTAAGTTTCCCGTTTTACTTCTCTCTATATCGTGAATATCTATTGATTCATGCTCTTGAGCAAGATCATAGATGAACATCTAAGTCTCTACCAGGAGGAATCCTAAAGCTCTAAATACACTGCGCCCCTTATTCTGATTTGGATAAGGGGCGCAGTTCTTTACTTAATTGCTCTACCTGTTCTGTAAAAAAGACTTAGAGAAAAGTCTACAAACGGGAATGCCACCAATTAAAGGTTGCTGAGCACTTGGCAAGCGGCGGCGATCGTCTTCTCAATATCCTCGTCGGTGTGGGCCAGCGACATGAAGCCCGCCTCGTATTGCGAGGGAGCCAGGTAAATGCCCGCCTCTAACATGCCGCGATGGAAGCGGCTGAACTTCTCAGTGTCAGCTCCTTTGGCGTCGTCGTAGCTATGCACGTCTTTATCGGTAAAGAACATGCCGAACATGGCGCTGATGTTGCCGCCAGTAGCGGCATGGCCCGTTTCATGGGCCGCGGCCAACAGTCCGGTGATGAGCTTGTGGGTCATCGTTTCAAGTTGTTCGTAGGTGCCGGGACGCTGCAAGATTTCGAGGGTCTTGATGCCTGCGGTCATCGCCAAGGGATTGCCAGACAGGGTGCCGGCCTGGTAAACCGGGCCAGCGGGGGCGATCATTTCCATGATGTCGCGGCGACCGCCGTAAGCGCCGACGGGTAGCCCACCGCCGATTATTTTGCCGAGGGTGGTGAGGTCGGGGGTGACGCCAAATTTCTCCTGAGCACCGCCGTAGGCAATGCGGAAGCCGGTCATGACTTCGTCAAAGACGAGCAGGGCGTCGTATTCACGGGTGAGTTCGCGCAGCCCTTCGAGGAAGCCGGCATCGGGAGTGACAAAACCAGAGTTGCCCACGACGGGTTCGAGAATGACGCCGGAGATTTCGCCGGGATTTTCTTCAAACAGCTTTTTGACCGCTTCCAGATCGTTGTAAGGGGCGGTGAGGGTGCTCTGGGTGGCGGCTTTGGGGACGCCAGGGGAGTCGGGGAGGCCCAGGGTGGCGACGCCCGATCCGGCCTTCACCAAAAACATGTCGGCGTGGCCGTGGTAGTTGCCTTCAAATTTGATGATTTTGTCGCGTCCGGTAAAGGCGCGCATCAGGCGCAGCACGGCCATGCAGGCTTCGGTACCGGAGTTGACGAAGCGCACCATCTCGATGCTGGGGACGGCGTTGATCACCATCTCCGCCAGTACGTTTTCGAGATAGCAGGGGGCGCCGAAGCTGGTGCCTTTTTCGAGGGCGGCGGACAGGGCTTGCAGCACTTCGGGGTGGGCGTGACCGCAGATGGCGGGGCCCCAGGTGCCGACATAGTCGATATATTGGTTGTTATCAACGTCCCAAATGTAGGCACCTTTGACGCGATCGAAGACGATGGGTTGGCCACCGACCGATTTGAAGGCGCGAACCGGAGAACTAACGCCACCGGGCATGAGGTGTTGAGCGGCGCTAAAAATCTCTTCAGATTTGCTGGTTTTGAGTGGGGCTGTACTGACCAAAGTGTTTTCCTCTTAAATACCTGGCTAAAGTCGGTTGAGCAGGGCGATCGCCCGCTGTATGACCTGTTCTAAAAAGTTGCTGTTTATTATCCTATCGATCGCGTTGCCACGATTTCAGCCATGTCAAGAAGTATTAAGGACTTGTGGTTGCGGATGATGGGCCAACTGCCGCGATCGCGTTAAGACGGTCGACTTTGCTGAGCTGCGCGGGCATTGCGTCGCCACATAGAGGGTTTAATGCGCCGCAGGGCCGAGGCGGGAAAGCGACGATTCCAGTCGACCTCACTCAAATTCGTTAACTCGGCCAGGTTAGGTGCCACGTTATCGGGGTAAGGCTGAAAATCTTTCACATCCGTGGGTTGGGCAAAGCGTTGGTTCCAGGGGCAGACGTCTTGGCAGATGTCGCAACCCGCCACCCAGCCGTGTAGGTTTTGCGCAATGTTGGGGGGCAGCGTTGGGTCGCGGTTTTCAATGGTGTGGTAAGCGATGCAGCGGTTGGCATCAACGACGAAGGGGGCGGCGATCGCATCCGTGGGGCAAGCCTCGATACACCGGGTGCAGGTACCGCAGTGGGCGGTATGGGGAGTATCGGCGGGCAAATCTAGATTGGTGAGGATTTCGCCAAGAAACACCCAGGAACCGTAGTCACGGGTGATGACGTTGCCGTTTTTAGCGATCCACCCGATCCCGGCCTGCTGCGCCCAAAACTTATCGGAAACCGGGCCAGTATCGACATAAAAACGGGTTTGAATGTCGGGATGGTGCGATCGCAGCCATTCTGACAGCGCCTTCAATTTTTT
Above is a genomic segment from Leptolyngbya iicbica LK containing:
- a CDS encoding metallophosphoesterase family protein; its protein translation is MNWKRLGLLIILGLLSGIVFAYAHAAMQAPPPTTTSKAPTEITTTEVAAPTEALAVTAPSIELPAATQALLASLNQAPFQPERGDLRLVAISDLNGAYGSTDYDPDVDKAIALIPFWQPDLVVAGGDMIAGQSSSLTTAQIQAMWAAFDEHVRAPLDAAGIPFGFTIGNHDASGARGANGQFTFQQERDLATAYWQAPEHTPDVEFIDRADYPFFYTFRQGDVFFMAWDGSTHQIPPDKLTWVEQSLASEAAQSARLRILLSHLPLYAVAEGRNAPGEVMANAEQLRTMLERYNVHTYISGHHHAYYPGHRGKLQLLHMGIIGSGPRALIDSDLPRWKAITVLDIDFEQAESELIRYTTYDIQTLELIEYGQLPRYLAGHNGMVLRRDLELADLSTAEQSACQAKLGTALCS
- a CDS encoding BMP family ABC transporter substrate-binding protein, whose amino-acid sequence is MTQRRFTRISRRQMVRGLMATTAFGVVTKFGTACSPAPEGDATTDEAATGDAGGEELVVGFIYVGPKDDFGYNQAHAEGAAAMVANVPGIKLVEEASVPETTAVAETMRSMIEIDGAKVLFPTSFGYFDPYILELAAEFPEVQFFHAGGLYQDGVHPDNVGSYFGYIDEAQYVAGVVAGHMTQSGKLGFVAAKPIPQVLRNINAFTLGAKSVKPEITTQVIFTGDWAEPVKEAEATNSMADQGIDVVTCHVDSPKVVMETAERRGIYSSGYHANQGPLAPEGYLTGAEWDWSSIYSQLGEQFKAGQTLMAGDIPHILRGGLGGKFCKLSPYGPAVTDEAKAAADAAREQLIAGELVIYKGELKDNGGNVILTSDQEYKQDDIELEKMDYLIEGVEGSIDG
- the groL gene encoding chaperonin GroEL (60 kDa chaperone family; promotes refolding of misfolded polypeptides especially under stressful conditions; forms two stacked rings of heptamers to form a barrel-shaped 14mer; ends can be capped by GroES; misfolded proteins enter the barrel where they are refolded when GroES binds), producing MAKLVIFDEASRQALEKGVNSLADAVKITLGPKGRNVVLEKKFGAPQIVNDGITIAKEIDLENPYENTGARLIQEVASKTKDLAGDGTTTATVLAQAIIREGLKNVAAGSNPVSLRRGIDKAVAQVVAGIEAAAKPVTGNAISQVASVSAGSDDEVGEMISAAMEKVTKDGVITVEESKSLFTELEVVEGMQFDRGYMSPYFVTDQERMVTELEGARILITDKKISSIQDLVGVLERIAQAGAPLLIIAEDIEGEALATLVVNKARGVLNVAAVKAPSFGDRRKAMLQDIAVLTGGQVISEDIGLSLEAATLDMLGTARKVSITKDTTTLVSDAGNEADVQARVAQIRQELERTDSDYDKEKLSERLAKLAGGVAVIKVGAATETELKDRKLRIEDALSATKAAVDEGIVPGGGATLLHLATKLETLKASLSVAEEKVGVDIVIRALEAPLRQIVDNSGGEGSVIVEKVRELDFNMGYNALTGEFEDLIASGIIDPAKVVRSALQDAASVAGMVLTTEVLVVEKPEPPAPAGGDPGMGGMGGMGGMGGMGGMGGMGMM
- a CDS encoding lecithin retinol acyltransferase family protein; this encodes MNNKFEYPIGSIIQLTSHDYPHCGVVVDHNRSVELIAQKDQSKRKMICKLVLIDFSIANEHPISDGLPEYTLRRLPTTSWNTSEIKQRVRHLKSKYHDSDYHIVYNNCQHFAWELATGEAKSPDASKFRMIGGLVGWAMHKKDFGSASSNGSKSLEGLSCELDRFLVPV
- the hemL gene encoding glutamate-1-semialdehyde 2,1-aminomutase, with the protein product MVSTAPLKTSKSEEIFSAAQHLMPGGVSSPVRAFKSVGGQPIVFDRVKGAYIWDVDNNQYIDYVGTWGPAICGHAHPEVLQALSAALEKGTSFGAPCYLENVLAEMVINAVPSIEMVRFVNSGTEACMAVLRLMRAFTGRDKIIKFEGNYHGHADMFLVKAGSGVATLGLPDSPGVPKAATQSTLTAPYNDLEAVKKLFEENPGEISGVILEPVVGNSGFVTPDAGFLEGLRELTREYDALLVFDEVMTGFRIAYGGAQEKFGVTPDLTTLGKIIGGGLPVGAYGGRRDIMEMIAPAGPVYQAGTLSGNPLAMTAGIKTLEILQRPGTYEQLETMTHKLITGLLAAAHETGHAATGGNISAMFGMFFTDKDVHSYDDAKGADTEKFSRFHRGMLEAGIYLAPSQYEAGFMSLAHTDEDIEKTIAAACQVLSNL
- the queG gene encoding tRNA epoxyqueuosine(34) reductase QueG, with the protein product MSDHPLPLLTLDIDVIRQQAHHVGFHRVGIARIDHSQPAAIAANTALQNWLHQGYQADMAWMSNPKRQDIQQVMPGVRSLICVALNYYTPHQHSDNAQHGKISRYGWGRDYHRVMQKKLKALSEWLRSHHPDIQTRFYVDTGPVSDKFWAQQAGIGWIAKNGNVITRDYGSWVFLGEILTNLDLPADTPHTAHCGTCTRCIEACPTDAIAAPFVVDANRCIAYHTIENRDPTLPPNIAQNLHGWVAGCDICQDVCPWNQRFAQPTDVKDFQPYPDNVAPNLAELTNLSEVDWNRRFPASALRRIKPSMWRRNARAAQQSRPS